In Anticarsia gemmatalis isolate Benzon Research Colony breed Stoneville strain chromosome 5, ilAntGemm2 primary, whole genome shotgun sequence, the following are encoded in one genomic region:
- the Nf-YB gene encoding nuclear factor Y-box B produces MESDEIGNDLVRLDNGYLVDEENNIRCEYVVNSDDVLDEENNSDSGSKHAPLREQDRFLPIANIAKIMKRAIPENGKIAKDARECVQECISEFISFVTSEASDRCQVEKRKTINGEDVLFAMNALGFDNYVEPLRLYLKKYREIVLSPVTMNKLNKTMVLYGEDGSSCVPAEHDTETQTESAVLYAYPKVIEDITFT; encoded by the exons ATGGAAAGCGATGAAATTGGTAACGATTTGGTGAGACTAGACAACGGATATCTTGTAGACGAAGAGAATAATATACGCTGTGAATATGTTGTTAACTCCGATGATGTTTTAG ATGAAGAAAACAACTCGGACTCAGGCAGTAAGCATGCTCCATTAAGAGAACAAGATAGATTTCTTCCTATTGCTAATATTGCCAAGATTATGAAGAGAGCTATACCAGAAAATGGAAAG ATAGCAAAAGATGCAAGAGAATGCGTACAAGAATGTATATCGGAGTTCATATCGTTTGTCACGAGTGAGGCGAGTGACCGATGTCAAGTAGAAAAGAGAAAAACAATCAACGGTGAAGATGTCCTGTTTGCTATGAATGCTCTCGGCTTTGACAATTACGTAGAACCACTGAGACTTTACCTCAAGAAGTATAGAGAAATTGTTTTGTCACCc gtCACAATGAACAAATTGAACAAAACTATGGTCCTTTATGGAG AAGATGGTTCATCATGTGTTCCAGCAGAACATGACACGGAGACACAAACAGAGTCCGCAGTGCTGTACGCATACCCCAAAGTTATTGAAGACATCACTTTCACGTGA
- the LOC142973167 gene encoding ATP-binding cassette sub-family G member 5 has product MIGSDYTLELCNVFHSGQVEPGSFFQRLTGGVKTGVILKDVSFTTHSGEVTAILGSKGSGKRALLDVIARRVSSKGHILLEGVPLESEQFNSTCALVRHSTRLLPGLSVQQTLALSLTKISGYLKSSKVKQVMADLALSNVAHKCVTNLTKSEYRRLVIGVQLIRDPIILLLDEPTWDLDPLNTYLVISILSNAAKKYGTAIILTMEKPRSDVFPFLDRVVYLCLGDVVYAGPTRNLLDYFGSIGFPCPQLENPLMYYLCLSTVDRRSRERFIESNHQIAALVEKFKLEGQGIMQGNLHENNRIINPNKIQMNYGRPGGIHVIWMLYLRLLASIFNLKKNGLKQMFMRLFCLPIYFFILWGFYNEAKDYQRAFITKSGLIFNAMVGTYFISIMNTICLYGPYRTRYYQESQEGLYSGASLLLSWNLVSLPFSFLSVLASTAVVYPILSDISENLDFLYFTLVLWSCYIYAEQQTIAIMMFVKNGLIAAVVNIYITCIYVMLASGVLRSYKGFEEWLYYVTYITHTRYASIFLHRNIFKQPTFNILPYNDQENCTSTISSLMLTTSNLNTNSNANCRYASGKAFLTERFTSKNFNGDFYQAGDFNPEFNMGVSFAFSVGIMVFNKFLYLVPLPSYITDKFRE; this is encoded by the exons ATGATCGGAAGTGATTATACGTTGGAGTTGTGCAATGTCTTTCATTCAGGACAG GTGGAGCCCGGCAGTTTCTTCCAACGGCTGACTGGCGGCGTGAAGACAGGAGTTATACTTAAGGATGTGTCCTTCACGACACACAGCGGCGAGGTCACAGCCATCCTGGGATCTAAAG GCAGTGGCAAGCGAGCTCTTCTGGACGTGATAGCTCGTCGCGTCTCGTCCAAGGGCCACATCCTGCTGGAAGGCGTCCCGCTGGAGTCAGAGCAGTTCAACAGCACCTGCGCGCTGGTCCGGCACAGCACCAGACTGCTGCCTGGACTCAGTGTCCAACAGACTTTAGCACTATCACTTACTAAG ATATCAGGGTATTTGAAATCGTCGAAAGTGAAGCAAGTTATGGCTGACTTAGCATTATCAAAT GTTGCTCACAAATGCGTCACAAATCTTACGAAGAGCGAGTACAGGAGGTTAGTTATAGGTGTGCAGCTGATACGTGATCCAA TTATTCTGCTGCTGGATGAGCCGACGTGGGACCTGGATCCTCTCAACACATACCTGGTGATATCCATACTGTCTAACGCCGCTAAAAAGTATGGAACTGCTATCATACTTACGATGGAGAAGCCAAGATCTG ATGTGTTCCCGTTCTTGGACCGCGTGGTGTATCTGTGTCTCGGTGACGTGGTGTACGCCGGACCCACCAGGAACCTCCTCGACTACTTCGGAAGTATCGGCTTCCCTTGCCCGCAGCTCGAGAACCCATTGATGTATTATT TATGCCTATCAACGGTAGACCGAAGATCTCGCGAGCGGTTCATAGAGTCCAACCATCAGATAGCGGCGTTGGTGGAGAAGTTCAAGCTGGAAGGTCAGGGCATCATGCAAGGGAACCTGCACGAAAACAACCGCATCATCAACCCTAACAAGATACAGATGAACTACGGCAGACCTGGCGGGATACATGTTATTTGGATGCTTTATTT gaGACTACTGGCGTCGATATTCAACTTAAAGAAGAACGggttaaaacaaatgtttatgaGGCTGTTCTGTTTACcgatatatttctttatattgtgGGGATTCTACAATGAAGCAAAG GATTATCAACGAGCCTTCATTACTAAAAGCGGACTGATATTCAACGCAATGGTCGGGACTTACTTCATCAGTATTATGAACACGATATGTTTGT ATGGTCCTTACCGCACTCGATACTACCAAGAGTCTCAGGAAGGATTGTACAGCGGCGCCAGTCTACTTCTATCATGGAACCTCGTCTCTTTGCCGTTCTCCTTCCTCAGCGTACTAGCGTCCACTGCCGTTGTCTATCC CATCCTGTCCGACATATCAGAGAACTTAGACTTCCTCTACTTCACATTGGTGCTGTGGTCGTGCTACATCTACGCTGAGCAACAGACTATAGCCATCATGATGTTTGTGAAGAACGGACTGATCGCGGCCGTCGtcaatatttacattacttGTATCTATGTGATGCTGGCTAGTGGCGTACTGAG ATCCTACAAAGGCTTCGAAGAATGGCTGTACTACGTAACCTACATCACTCACACGCGATACGCTTCAATATTCCTCCACAGGAACATATTCAAGCAGCCTACCTTCAACATTTTACCTTACAACGACCAGGAGAACTGTACTTCAACGATATCAAGCCTCATGCTCACTACTTCTAACTTAAACACGAATTCAAACGCGAACTGCCGGTATGCCAGTGGCAAAGCATTTTTAACCGAGCGGTTTACTTCGAAAAATTTCAATGGAGATTTCTACCAAGCAGGTGATTTTAACCCTGAGTTTAATATGGGAGTGTCTTTCGCTTTTTCTGTAGGAATCATGGTGTTCAATAAGTTTTTGTACTTAGTACCCCTGCCTAGTTACATCACGGATAAGTTTCGAGAATAG